A window of Fictibacillus halophilus contains these coding sequences:
- a CDS encoding DUF6843 domain-containing protein, with product MKKIAYIIIFIFIIGSMTGCVFQEEEKSNNIFLIPEGFDGAIFVFHDVPDKPKFKKEGNFSIIPVEIRVSETLAGSGMATYGVAFTSEPVDDSVFIDDKFYYVDDDGNRQKLNDYCTSSDGSGGLSGDTKGGIGVSYSVTFVTNNSCDESFYLYGREKHRIQRHEILKEWGEIFGNINVDGYDDPLM from the coding sequence ATGAAGAAGATAGCATATATAATTATTTTTATTTTTATTATAGGTTCAATGACTGGCTGTGTATTTCAGGAAGAGGAAAAATCTAACAATATCTTTTTGATACCTGAAGGATTTGATGGAGCTATTTTTGTATTTCACGATGTTCCAGATAAACCTAAATTTAAAAAAGAAGGCAATTTCTCTATAATTCCCGTTGAAATTCGTGTCTCTGAAACCTTAGCTGGATCAGGCATGGCTACTTACGGTGTGGCGTTTACGTCAGAACCTGTTGATGATTCAGTTTTCATTGATGATAAGTTTTACTACGTAGATGATGATGGTAATAGACAAAAATTAAATGATTATTGTACTTCTTCTGATGGGAGTGGAGGACTCTCAGGAGATACCAAAGGTGGAATAGGTGTCAGTTACAGTGTGACATTTGTTACGAATAATAGCTGTGATGAATCATTTTACTTATATGGTAGAGAAAAGCATCGTATCCAAAGACATGAGATTCTTAAAGAATGGGGCGAAATCTTTGGGAATATAAACGTGGATGGATATGATGATCCATTAATGTAA
- a CDS encoding NUDIX hydrolase, whose translation MPKVGVFAAIFDENERILLTKIKYGSGNWTLPGGHLEKNESPIEGVKREVYEETGYIVEINNLIAIYSSPSKDDLVLLFKVVIVGKDSWEPNSEIERIGFFERTELPSQIHPWNIKRIKDAFNNVTSNIHIFN comes from the coding sequence ATGCCAAAGGTTGGCGTATTTGCAGCAATCTTTGATGAAAATGAAAGAATATTGTTAACTAAAATAAAATACGGATCAGGGAATTGGACATTACCAGGTGGACATCTTGAAAAGAATGAATCACCAATAGAAGGAGTAAAAAGAGAAGTTTATGAGGAGACAGGCTATATCGTTGAAATAAACAATTTAATAGCTATTTATTCCTCTCCTTCAAAGGATGATTTAGTTCTTTTATTCAAAGTAGTTATAGTTGGTAAAGACAGTTGGGAACCGAATAGCGAAATTGAAAGGATAGGTTTTTTTGAAAGAACAGAATTACCATCACAAATTCACCCATGGAATATCAAAAGAATTAAAGATGCCTTTAATAATGTAACAAGTAACATACATATATTTAACTAG
- a CDS encoding DJ-1/PfpI family protein, giving the protein MKKTVVLLYPQFSEYELSVAISILMQSDKPIITVGVNDQPIRGESGLTCVPDATIDDLNDNEIDSLLLPGCMDIFSIDDENKLIEFIQQIQDKVTVIASISSSPYLLAKAGVLKGKKYTIGMTEENREMTGVFEKENYCDSLVVQDGNLITARGRAFVRFGTLFGNTLNLTFDENWYKE; this is encoded by the coding sequence TTGAAGAAAACCGTAGTATTACTATATCCTCAATTTAGTGAGTATGAATTAAGTGTAGCTATATCGATTTTAATGCAATCAGATAAACCTATCATCACAGTAGGAGTTAATGATCAGCCGATTAGAGGGGAATCCGGATTAACTTGTGTGCCTGATGCGACTATTGATGATCTTAACGATAATGAAATTGATAGTCTCTTGTTACCGGGATGCATGGATATATTTTCGATAGATGATGAAAATAAGTTAATAGAGTTTATACAACAAATCCAAGATAAAGTAACTGTGATTGCGAGTATTTCAAGTTCTCCATATCTTCTAGCAAAAGCAGGGGTTTTAAAAGGGAAAAAGTATACGATTGGTATGACTGAAGAAAATCGTGAGATGACTGGTGTTTTTGAAAAAGAAAATTATTGTGATTCTCTAGTAGTACAAGATGGGAATCTAATTACTGCAAGAGGAAGAGCGTTCGTTAGATTTGGAACATTGTTCGGCAATACACTGAATCTTACATTTGATGAAAACTGGTATAAAGAATAA
- a CDS encoding GNAT family N-acetyltransferase, which produces MISKDNLLIRLMSVNDYKIMAKWLSDEKVLKYYEEPSSDLEMVIKKYEPRINGNHYVTPCIVEYKGNSIGYIQFYKVSKEKLEEYGYKANQLAFGIDQFIGETHLWGKGIGRLIIGLILEYINKIESSASIILDVKKTNERAIACYIKCGFNRIKDLDNEFMLMAYTPKIKLE; this is translated from the coding sequence ATGATATCTAAAGATAATCTTTTAATAAGACTTATGTCAGTTAATGATTACAAAATTATGGCTAAATGGTTATCGGATGAGAAAGTTTTGAAATACTATGAAGAACCTTCTTCTGATTTAGAGATGGTGATTAAAAAGTATGAGCCAAGAATAAATGGAAACCATTATGTTACTCCGTGCATAGTTGAATATAAAGGTAATTCAATTGGTTACATACAATTCTATAAGGTGAGTAAAGAAAAACTTGAAGAGTACGGATATAAAGCGAATCAATTAGCCTTTGGAATTGATCAATTCATTGGGGAAACCCACTTATGGGGAAAAGGTATAGGTAGATTAATAATAGGACTCATTCTAGAATATATAAATAAAATTGAATCCTCAGCTAGCATTATTTTAGACGTGAAGAAAACAAATGAAAGAGCGATAGCTTGTTATATAAAATGTGGATTTAATAGAATCAAGGATCTAGATAATGAATTTATGCTAATGGCATATACCCCAAAGATTAAGTTAGAATAG
- a CDS encoding DUF7668 domain-containing protein produces the protein MDNKQIIIRLLRELVKDIVEKNYLEIQETKRIGRLDIKMLEEAINDYGILLVYPPNHIYQEVEVYEIEDNLKYSLDFDLWDEEEVNDLTLQCEVTFYGENAQITIDDIQVL, from the coding sequence ATGGATAACAAGCAAATAATAATTCGTTTATTAAGAGAGTTAGTTAAAGATATTGTTGAAAAAAATTATCTAGAAATTCAAGAAACTAAAAGAATAGGAAGATTAGATATTAAAATGTTAGAGGAAGCGATTAATGATTATGGGATACTTTTAGTTTACCCACCCAATCATATATATCAAGAGGTAGAAGTTTATGAGATTGAGGATAATCTGAAATATTCTTTGGACTTTGATTTGTGGGATGAAGAAGAAGTTAATGATTTAACACTTCAATGTGAGGTGACTTTCTACGGTGAAAATGCACAGATTACAATAGATGACATTCAGGTATTATAG
- a CDS encoding NUDIX hydrolase produces the protein MGYIMDLRKVVGSRPLIMAGACVILVNSKNELLLQLRKDNNCWGLAGGSLEIGETLEQVAKRELYEETGLNANNLILFNVFSGQDFYYKYPHGDEVYNVVSAFVCRDYEGVLRREESEVQDLKFFKFNELPPNISPPDLPILDEYIRSAY, from the coding sequence ATGGGATACATTATGGATTTAAGAAAAGTAGTGGGTAGTCGCCCTCTAATTATGGCTGGTGCGTGTGTAATACTTGTAAATAGCAAAAATGAATTATTATTACAACTTCGTAAAGACAATAATTGTTGGGGATTAGCTGGTGGTTCTTTGGAGATTGGAGAAACATTAGAACAAGTAGCTAAAAGGGAATTATATGAAGAGACGGGACTGAACGCAAATAATTTAATTTTATTCAATGTCTTTTCAGGACAAGATTTTTACTATAAATATCCTCACGGAGATGAAGTATATAATGTTGTGTCTGCCTTTGTGTGTAGGGATTATGAAGGTGTATTGAGAAGAGAAGAAAGTGAAGTTCAGGATTTAAAATTTTTTAAGTTTAATGAACTTCCCCCAAACATTAGTCCACCTGATTTACCAATATTAGATGAATATATTAGAAGTGCTTATTAA
- a CDS encoding undecaprenyl-diphosphatase, whose protein sequence is MNFSEVNIGLFRLVNDLGKEHEQLNIIFTFLAEYMVFLLAISVICIWFTRNKESRIMIFCATITFTCAFILGKVSGVFHSNYQPFVELSDVNKLIVKEKDNSFPSDHTILFFSYCFSFWLFKRGWWIFWILLALLVGISRIWVGVHYPFDVIAGMILSFAVAINVYIIVPRLNGTKKILNVYEKYEGKLFQPFRKTKGSKTRNY, encoded by the coding sequence TTGAATTTCTCAGAAGTTAATATAGGCTTATTTAGATTAGTAAATGATTTAGGAAAAGAGCACGAACAATTAAATATAATCTTCACCTTTCTTGCAGAATATATGGTGTTTTTACTTGCAATCAGTGTTATCTGTATTTGGTTTACACGGAATAAGGAAAGCAGAATAATGATATTCTGTGCAACAATTACTTTTACTTGTGCTTTTATATTAGGGAAGGTTTCAGGGGTATTTCATTCGAATTATCAGCCTTTTGTAGAATTATCAGATGTAAACAAGTTAATCGTGAAAGAAAAAGATAATTCCTTTCCAAGTGATCACACTATCCTGTTTTTCTCCTATTGTTTTTCTTTTTGGCTGTTCAAAAGAGGATGGTGGATATTTTGGATACTGTTAGCATTGCTTGTAGGCATTTCCCGTATTTGGGTAGGCGTACACTATCCTTTTGATGTTATAGCTGGGATGATCTTAAGCTTTGCAGTTGCAATTAACGTCTATATAATAGTGCCTAGACTCAATGGGACAAAAAAGATATTAAATGTTTATGAAAAGTACGAAGGGAAACTGTTTCAGCCATTTAGAAAGACAAAAGGTAGCAAGACAAGAAATTATTAA
- a CDS encoding PDZ domain-containing protein, with protein MTDTFVKELLQGMLLLFLHPLFYGFILVAFLIGLKRVKRERKEFKVRVHPVIDNLIFSLLPGILIGLIGSVIFVAAGITLPLGMIALIGVVYLALGLTFKTRFMNPAYAVSLSAVVGLLLPKFQLGISFVDQWIVDVQKTPLDSLAVIIGVLLIQEGILVIWKGADRTSPRLFKGKRGHYIGAHEATRFWIVPQFLVLPVGSIPVLDWWPLFPMGAIGFSFFLVPFAIGYRQLVTHTLPEEAIKHLGRQVLILGFIVTGIAAVGHFYNLPLLIAIAIAAGLAGRELITLVTSQRDDTRPSHFVPRDQGVMILSVVPGTPAAKMGLKIGEVIVKVNGVTLSQESSLYRALQINAAYCKLEVLNLNGEIRFVQGSLYQNEHHQLGVLLVHDVVDRNAAVGD; from the coding sequence ATGACAGACACCTTTGTGAAAGAATTACTTCAGGGCATGCTGCTGCTTTTTTTACACCCGCTTTTTTACGGTTTTATTCTTGTTGCTTTCTTAATTGGATTAAAACGTGTGAAACGAGAGAGAAAAGAATTTAAAGTGCGCGTGCACCCTGTTATTGATAATTTAATATTTTCATTGCTGCCAGGCATTCTGATTGGACTCATCGGTTCTGTAATCTTTGTGGCAGCTGGTATTACATTGCCGCTTGGGATGATTGCCTTAATTGGGGTCGTTTATCTTGCTTTAGGCTTAACGTTTAAAACAAGGTTTATGAACCCTGCATACGCTGTAAGTTTATCGGCAGTCGTCGGTCTGTTGCTTCCGAAATTTCAACTTGGCATTTCTTTTGTAGATCAATGGATTGTGGATGTTCAGAAAACGCCGCTTGATTCATTGGCGGTCATTATTGGTGTTCTTTTAATTCAAGAAGGAATACTGGTCATATGGAAAGGTGCAGATCGCACTTCGCCTCGACTGTTCAAAGGTAAACGGGGTCATTATATTGGAGCACATGAAGCTACGAGATTTTGGATTGTTCCACAGTTTTTAGTTCTTCCTGTAGGCTCTATTCCTGTATTAGATTGGTGGCCATTGTTTCCGATGGGCGCAATAGGATTCTCATTCTTCCTTGTACCGTTTGCCATTGGATATCGCCAGTTAGTCACACATACACTGCCAGAAGAAGCGATTAAACATCTAGGCAGACAAGTTTTGATTTTAGGATTTATCGTAACTGGTATTGCAGCAGTGGGTCATTTTTATAATTTACCGCTATTAATTGCTATAGCAATCGCAGCCGGTCTTGCAGGACGAGAGCTCATTACACTCGTAACGAGCCAACGTGATGACACGAGACCATCGCACTTTGTACCAAGAGATCAGGGAGTTATGATTCTTTCAGTAGTGCCAGGAACACCTGCTGCAAAGATGGGATTAAAGATTGGCGAAGTCATTGTGAAAGTAAATGGAGTCACACTTTCACAAGAATCAAGTTTATACCGAGCCCTCCAAATCAACGCTGCATATTGCAAACTTGAAGTTCTTAATCTGAATGGTGAGATTCGATTCGTTCAAGGATCACTCTACCAAAACGAACACCACCAGCTTGGTGTACTGCTCGTCCATGATGTAGTGGATCGGAATGCTGCTGTTGGGGATTGA
- a CDS encoding S41 family peptidase: MNVNKKMLALLIVLSLLVGAGGMYGSMALFGNDSKYVQNGEVNDLPKTATKVDNDEEFAKLQKTYEIISSRYVEDVDRDKLLEGAIQGMVKTLKDPYSVYMDEETASQFSQSLDSSFEGIGAEVSMVDGKVTIVAPFKDSPAEKAGLKPNDQIITIDGKSVEGLDLYKAVLKIRGEKGSIVTLGVKRTGVNDVMPVKVTRDEIPIETVYSDIEEVKGKKIGVLEITSFSEKTGSDFKKQLTELEKEKIDGLVIDVRGNPGGYLEAVDSILRQIIPEEKPFVQIEDRKGNKERYVSTLKEKKDYPIIGLIDKGSASASEILAAALKEAGNYDLVGEKSFGKGTVQQSIDLGDGSNIKLTLFKWLTPDGNWIHKKGVKPTFEVKQPDYFYTNPITVEKKALEFDMNNEQVKNAQVMLNGLGFQTGREDGYFDEKTQAAVTAFQRANNLPATGKVDTKTAGKMESKVIDSIRDDKNDVQRKTAIELLAK; encoded by the coding sequence ATGAACGTAAATAAAAAAATGTTGGCCCTGCTGATTGTTCTTTCCTTGCTTGTTGGTGCCGGTGGCATGTATGGTTCGATGGCACTGTTTGGAAACGATTCAAAGTATGTTCAGAACGGTGAAGTAAACGATCTGCCGAAGACCGCAACGAAAGTCGACAACGACGAAGAGTTTGCGAAACTTCAGAAGACGTATGAGATCATCTCTTCTCGTTATGTAGAAGATGTTGATCGTGACAAACTCCTTGAAGGTGCCATTCAAGGAATGGTCAAAACGTTAAAAGATCCATATTCCGTTTATATGGATGAAGAAACGGCAAGTCAGTTTTCACAATCACTCGATTCTTCATTTGAAGGAATCGGTGCAGAAGTAAGTATGGTAGACGGTAAAGTAACGATCGTCGCACCGTTCAAAGATTCACCTGCTGAAAAAGCAGGACTAAAGCCGAACGATCAGATCATCACGATCGACGGTAAAAGCGTTGAAGGACTAGATCTGTATAAAGCCGTTTTAAAAATCCGCGGTGAAAAAGGATCTATCGTAACACTTGGTGTAAAACGAACAGGTGTCAATGATGTCATGCCGGTAAAAGTAACACGTGACGAGATTCCGATCGAGACCGTTTACTCTGATATTGAAGAAGTAAAAGGGAAAAAAATCGGTGTACTTGAAATCACATCTTTCTCAGAAAAAACGGGATCTGATTTTAAGAAACAGTTGACTGAGTTAGAAAAAGAAAAGATTGATGGTCTAGTTATTGACGTTCGTGGTAATCCAGGAGGCTATCTAGAAGCGGTTGATAGCATTCTTCGTCAGATTATCCCTGAGGAAAAGCCATTCGTTCAGATTGAAGACCGCAAAGGGAACAAAGAACGTTATGTTTCTACGTTAAAAGAAAAGAAAGATTATCCGATCATCGGTTTGATCGACAAAGGTAGTGCGTCAGCGTCTGAAATTTTAGCTGCAGCTTTAAAAGAGGCAGGAAATTATGACCTTGTTGGTGAGAAGTCATTCGGTAAAGGGACGGTCCAGCAATCGATCGACCTCGGTGATGGATCGAACATCAAGCTGACACTGTTTAAGTGGCTGACACCTGATGGAAATTGGATTCATAAAAAAGGGGTAAAGCCTACTTTTGAAGTAAAGCAGCCAGACTACTTCTACACAAACCCGATCACGGTTGAGAAAAAAGCGTTAGAGTTTGATATGAACAACGAGCAAGTGAAGAACGCTCAAGTGATGTTGAACGGTTTAGGGTTCCAGACGGGTAGAGAAGATGGATATTTTGATGAGAAAACGCAAGCTGCGGTAACTGCGTTCCAGCGTGCGAACAACTTGCCAGCAACAGGAAAAGTAGATACGAAGACAGCTGGTAAGATGGAGTCAAAAGTGATCGATTCAATCCGTGATGATAAGAACGATGTTCAGCGTAAAACGGCGATTGAATTGCTTGCAAAATAA
- a CDS encoding murein hydrolase activator EnvC family protein, producing the protein MKRKVVGTVLSLSLALGAFTMYHSESVVHAESLSSIQKKQQENAKKAKESQAKLDKNKSSQEAIEAEVARIDKLSSETDLKVQAKQTDIKETKEEIDVLKGEIAVVQKRIDKRDALLKERVNSMYESGGAVSYLEVVLGSKDFGDFLDRVLALNMIAEQDRQLLEEQKKDKELLEKKMADVEKKLVNLQNAMKELQVLQQQLKAQMDEKTRLMASLKKEEDSLHAEAHKIENEGALLKSQEEAFRAEQARAAAREKAARESSSSGGSAPSMGPVSGNGMIIKPAAGRITSGFGNRSSGMHEGIDIAQGGTVPIYAAADGTVIKSEYSSSYGNVVYISHSIGGQQWTTVYAHMSSRAVSGGSVSKGQFLGNMGNTGHSFGQHLHFELHKGPWNAGKTNAVNPAAYW; encoded by the coding sequence ATGAAAAGGAAAGTGGTTGGTACAGTGCTTTCATTAAGTTTGGCACTGGGCGCCTTTACTATGTATCACTCTGAATCCGTCGTTCACGCGGAATCTTTATCAAGCATCCAGAAAAAACAACAAGAAAATGCAAAAAAAGCGAAAGAATCACAAGCTAAGCTGGACAAGAACAAAAGCAGCCAGGAAGCGATTGAAGCGGAAGTAGCAAGAATTGATAAGCTTTCTTCTGAAACAGATCTGAAAGTTCAAGCAAAACAAACGGATATTAAAGAAACTAAAGAAGAGATCGACGTTTTAAAAGGCGAGATCGCTGTTGTTCAGAAGCGAATTGATAAACGCGATGCTCTATTAAAAGAACGAGTTAACTCTATGTATGAATCTGGCGGAGCTGTTTCTTACTTAGAAGTTGTTCTTGGTTCGAAAGATTTTGGTGATTTTCTTGACCGTGTTCTAGCATTGAACATGATTGCAGAACAAGATCGTCAGCTCCTAGAAGAACAAAAGAAAGATAAAGAGCTTCTAGAGAAAAAGATGGCAGATGTTGAGAAAAAACTAGTTAACCTACAAAACGCAATGAAAGAATTACAAGTGCTGCAACAGCAATTGAAAGCTCAAATGGATGAGAAAACACGTTTGATGGCTTCTCTTAAAAAAGAAGAAGATTCGTTGCATGCTGAAGCACATAAAATTGAAAACGAAGGTGCACTTCTAAAATCTCAAGAAGAGGCGTTCCGTGCTGAACAAGCTCGTGCAGCTGCACGTGAAAAAGCAGCTCGTGAATCTTCTTCATCAGGTGGTTCAGCTCCTTCGATGGGGCCTGTATCAGGTAATGGCATGATCATTAAACCTGCTGCTGGAAGAATTACTTCTGGTTTTGGTAACAGAAGCAGCGGTATGCATGAAGGAATTGACATCGCACAAGGTGGAACGGTTCCGATCTATGCAGCAGCTGACGGAACAGTTATTAAATCAGAGTATTCTTCTTCATACGGAAACGTTGTATACATCTCTCACTCAATCGGTGGGCAGCAATGGACAACGGTTTACGCTCACATGAGCAGCCGTGCTGTATCAGGCGGTTCTGTTTCAAAAGGGCAGTTCCTAGGCAACATGGGGAACACTGGACATTCATTTGGTCAGCATTTACACTTTGAACTTCACAAAGGACCTTGGAATGCAGGAAAAACAAATGCTGTAAATCCTGCGGCTTACTGGTAA
- the ftsX gene encoding permease-like cell division protein FtsX → MKIRTLKRHFVEAFKSMGRNGWMSFASISAVTVTLLLVSVFLAILLNINYIASQIEDDVQIRAYIERTEKPERYDAYKQELEKLGKVKTVEYQSKEEGLDELIESLGDEGEAFSSLKNENPLRDAFIIYTEKPQDTAAVAKEVEKFKFVNKVEYGKGTVEKLFKVTDVARNVGIVLVLGLVFTAMFLISNTIKLTIVTRRREIEIMKLVGATNGFIRWPFFIEGFALGVAGAILPIVVITVGYQAIFDIVNQKLGTVFIELLPVTPLIPQLALLMILIGGVIGVWGSLTSVRKFLKI, encoded by the coding sequence ATGAAGATTAGAACATTAAAGCGTCATTTTGTAGAAGCATTTAAGAGCATGGGAAGAAACGGCTGGATGTCCTTTGCTTCTATCTCTGCAGTAACGGTAACCTTGCTATTAGTAAGTGTGTTCTTGGCAATCCTTTTGAACATTAACTATATTGCAAGTCAGATTGAAGACGATGTTCAGATCAGAGCCTACATCGAACGAACGGAAAAGCCTGAAAGATACGATGCTTATAAACAAGAGCTTGAAAAGCTTGGTAAGGTAAAAACAGTAGAGTATCAATCTAAAGAAGAAGGCCTTGATGAACTGATTGAAAGTCTAGGAGATGAAGGCGAAGCTTTCTCATCCCTTAAAAATGAAAATCCATTGCGAGATGCGTTCATCATCTATACAGAAAAGCCACAAGATACGGCTGCTGTAGCAAAAGAAGTTGAGAAATTTAAATTTGTAAACAAAGTTGAGTACGGAAAAGGGACCGTCGAGAAACTCTTTAAAGTGACAGATGTTGCCCGCAACGTTGGAATTGTCCTCGTATTAGGACTTGTTTTCACAGCGATGTTCCTCATCTCAAATACTATAAAATTAACAATCGTAACACGAAGACGCGAGATTGAAATTATGAAACTCGTTGGTGCGACGAATGGATTTATCCGCTGGCCGTTCTTCATTGAAGGTTTTGCATTAGGTGTCGCGGGTGCTATACTTCCGATTGTTGTCATCACGGTAGGCTATCAAGCCATTTTCGATATCGTTAATCAAAAATTAGGAACAGTATTCATTGAGCTATTGCCAGTTACACCACTTATCCCGCAGCTAGCGCTGTTGATGATTCTGATCGGTGGAGTGATCGGCGTTTGGGGAAGCTTAACGTCTGTTCGTAAGTTCTTGAAGATTTAA
- the ftsE gene encoding cell division ATP-binding protein FtsE, which yields MIEMVDVWKTYPNGVMALNGIDVYIEKGEFVYVVGPSGAGKSTFIKCMYREEKPTQGSIIINGTNLAKMKERQIPKVRRKIGVIFQDFKLLPRLTVYENVAFALEVIEESPKVIRERVMEVLDLVKLKNKARMFPDELSGGEQQRVSIARSIVNHPPVVIADEPTGNLDPETAWEIMDIFKEINARGTTVVMATHNKEIVNTITKRVIAIEGGRIVRDEAKGDYGYED from the coding sequence TTGATAGAAATGGTTGATGTATGGAAAACATACCCGAACGGTGTTATGGCACTTAACGGGATTGACGTCTACATAGAAAAAGGTGAATTTGTTTATGTAGTCGGACCGAGTGGAGCAGGTAAATCCACGTTTATAAAATGTATGTATCGTGAAGAGAAACCTACACAAGGTTCAATTATCATTAATGGGACAAACCTTGCAAAAATGAAAGAAAGACAGATTCCTAAAGTACGAAGAAAGATTGGGGTTATCTTTCAAGACTTTAAACTGTTGCCACGTTTAACGGTATATGAAAACGTAGCCTTTGCACTTGAAGTTATTGAGGAATCGCCAAAAGTGATCAGAGAACGTGTTATGGAAGTTCTTGATCTTGTAAAACTAAAAAACAAAGCGCGCATGTTCCCGGACGAGCTATCTGGTGGAGAGCAGCAGCGTGTATCAATCGCACGTTCGATCGTAAACCATCCTCCCGTTGTTATCGCGGATGAGCCGACAGGTAACCTTGATCCAGAAACAGCGTGGGAGATCATGGACATCTTCAAAGAGATCAACGCTCGTGGGACGACAGTTGTTATGGCAACTCACAATAAAGAGATTGTAAATACGATCACAAAGCGCGTAATCGCCATCGAAGGCGGCCGAATTGTACGTGATGAGGCGAAGGGGGATTACGGCTATGAAGATTAG
- a CDS encoding YitT family protein: MRKRRGILHPTVELILEYVYVVIGSGLVALAFSVFLLPNQIASGGVSGISTILYGLFQWKPSIVQWSLNIPLFFAGLFFLGRRFGAKTLVGTVVLPFFVFIFEGWGAATEDPLLGAIFGGLGIGAGLGIVFRGKASTGGVDLLAQIVHKYTGASLGSIILLIDGTIVTSSALFFGIEQALYALIAMFITAKTIDVVQIGLGTTKMALIISDKEDELRQGILTHIYRGVTKINAFGGYTQDERPMLMVVVAQYEVTKLKQYVKGVDPDAFVIVVNANEVLGEGFKRG, translated from the coding sequence ATGCGAAAACGACGCGGGATTCTACACCCGACCGTTGAACTCATTTTAGAATATGTATATGTTGTGATTGGATCAGGACTTGTGGCACTCGCATTCTCGGTATTTCTTCTACCGAACCAGATCGCCTCTGGCGGTGTGAGCGGGATATCAACGATTCTGTACGGACTCTTTCAATGGAAACCTTCTATCGTACAGTGGAGTTTAAACATTCCGCTCTTCTTTGCGGGATTATTTTTCCTCGGCAGACGATTCGGTGCAAAAACACTCGTCGGAACAGTCGTGCTTCCGTTTTTCGTCTTTATTTTTGAAGGATGGGGAGCGGCAACAGAAGATCCTTTGCTTGGAGCGATTTTCGGTGGACTCGGAATCGGGGCTGGTCTTGGAATCGTGTTTCGTGGAAAAGCGTCTACAGGTGGCGTTGATCTGCTCGCACAGATTGTTCATAAATATACGGGTGCTTCACTCGGATCAATCATCCTCCTCATAGATGGCACGATCGTTACGTCGTCTGCATTATTCTTTGGAATCGAACAAGCTCTGTATGCTCTCATTGCGATGTTCATCACGGCAAAAACGATTGACGTGGTACAGATTGGGCTAGGTACGACAAAGATGGCGTTAATCATTTCAGATAAAGAAGATGAACTTCGTCAAGGCATCCTGACACACATTTATCGTGGTGTAACAAAAATCAATGCGTTTGGTGGTTACACGCAAGATGAACGACCGATGTTGATGGTCGTTGTCGCCCAATATGAAGTAACAAAATTGAAACAATACGTGAAAGGTGTAGATCCAGATGCATTCGTAATCGTAGTTAATGCGAACGAAGTGTTAGGAGAAGGCTTTAAACGCGGATAA